In Aegilops tauschii subsp. strangulata cultivar AL8/78 chromosome 3, Aet v6.0, whole genome shotgun sequence, one genomic interval encodes:
- the LOC109779789 gene encoding probable F-box protein At5g04010, giving the protein MRDDGATTMPPRSAPSRPPPWEALSLVANFLDAASLAAASCVSTSWHAAFSDDHLWARLCRCHYPSAIGLLPLSDSSVNAGDRRSSPHRGLFALFHSAASRGRSLPEPRLALADVTFAVDLFAAGGQNMLSFAVAACDAGVKKAPGGVFQFAVDVSDRNAVAGPGKHWSVRWTAVRTGLGVAPAAIVMMDAKLPASRAGALGSGVRGESWATEGLPAPGCGGGKLEAEAVVEVSGEERLVEKVRLGVLLDCRYVSVDEGLRYLQHFLL; this is encoded by the coding sequence ATGCGCGACGACGGAGCGACGACAATGCCGCCACGGTCGGCGCCGTCTCGGCCGCCTCCGTGGGAGGCGCTCTCCCTCGTGGCCAACTTCCTTGACGCCGCGTCCCTCGCCGCGGCTTCCTGCGTCTCCACCTCCTGGCACGCCGCCTTCTCCGACGACCACCTCTGGGCGCGGCTCTGCCGCTGCCACTACCCCTCCGccatcggcctcctccccttgtccGACAGCAGCGTCAATGCGGGCGACCGGCGGTCCTCCCCGCACCGCGGCCTCTTCGCGCTGTTCCACTCCGCCGCCTCCCGCGGCCGCTCGCTCCCAGAGCCTCGCCTCGCCCTCGCGGACGTCACCTTCGCGGTCGACCTCTTCGCGGCAGGTGGACAGAACATGCTCTCGTTCGCCGTTGCTGCGTGCGACGCCGGCGTCAAGAAGGCCCCCGGCGGCGTGTTCCAGTTCGCGGTGGACGTGAGTGACCGGAACGCGGTGGCCGGGCCTGGTAAGCACTGGAGCGTGCGGTGGACGGCTGTTCGGACGGGGCTCGGGGTCGCGCCTGCGGCGATCGTGATGATGGACGCCAAGTTGCCGGCGTCGAGGGCCGGAGCGCTTGGCAGTGGCGTGAGGGGGGAGTCATGGGCCACGGAGGGGCTGCCCGCGCCGGGATGCGGCGGCGGGAAGCTGGAGGCGGAGGCCGTGGTCGAGGTGAGCGGAGAGGAGAGGCTGGTGGAGAAGGTGAGGCTCGGGGTGTTGTTGGATTGCAGGTACGTGAGCGTCGACGAGGGGCTGAGATACCTGCAGCATTTCCTCTTGTAA
- the LOC141043021 gene encoding uncharacterized protein: protein MTVWEAREEGLLRHLMPRLTRVGETELGVVLALMEAQPVREEGDDRSLLHITTPRGDLSAAMAYRLLRFGGLVAPFATSIWDTRVPSRVKFFCWLMVQKRIHTRDVLLKKHIVEPDDAGCPVCEEELESADHMIFSCPFARSFWGRIGINVEGVSVSCLDHLASAASSAVGSAPEFAMLCCWHLWKHRNAVVFQGQRPSLARLLGSCKEDALLWRGRLKETCRIHVETWMQATALG from the coding sequence ATGACTGTCTGGGAGGCAAGAGAAGAGGGCCTGCTTAGGCACCTCATGCCGCGCCTCACGCGTGTGGGCGAAACCGAGCTAGGAGTGGTCCTGGCACTGATGGAGGCCCAGCCTGTGAGAGAGGAGGGGGATGATCGGTCTCTCCTCCACATCACGACCCCCCGCGGCGACCTGTCAGCTGCCATGGCGTACAGACTGCTGAGGTTTGGTGGCCTGGTTGCCCCGTTTGCGACCTCCATCTGGGACACAAGAGTGCCGTCGCGTGTCAAGTTCTTCTGCTGGTTGATGGTGCAGAAACGTATCCATACAAGAGACGTCCTGCTAAAAAAACACATTGTGGAGCCTGATGATGCTGGGTGCCCCGTGTGTGAGGAAGAGCTGGAGAGTGCGGATCATATGATCTTCTCCTGTCCGTTCGCAAGATCTTTCTGGGGGCGGATCGGCATCAACGTCGAGGGGGTGAGCGTGAGCTGCTTGGATCACCTGGCTTCTGCGGCGAGCTCGGCGGTCGGCTCTGCACCTGAATTCGCTATGCTGTGCTGCTGGCACTTATGGAAGCACCGGAATGCGGTTGTGTTCCAGGGGCAGCGTCCCTCTCTCGCTCGGTTACTAGGCTCATGTAAGGAAGACGCGCTGTTGTGGCGAGGGCGCCTGAAAGAAACCTGTCGGATCCATGTTGAAACTTGGATGCAGGCTACGGCTTTGGGGTAG